The Streptomyces sp. NBC_01275 genome has a segment encoding these proteins:
- a CDS encoding helix-turn-helix domain-containing protein, with the protein MFRCLTTTVTVPGIADLRPLRQAKNITLTAVAQHFGVWPTTISRLERGLSRDDDLAHAYREWVQTA; encoded by the coding sequence ATGTTCCGCTGTCTCACCACCACCGTCACCGTCCCCGGCATCGCCGACCTGCGACCCCTACGGCAAGCCAAGAACATCACCCTCACCGCCGTCGCCCAGCACTTCGGTGTCTGGCCCACCACCATCTCCAGACTTGAACGAGGCCTCAGCCGGGACGACGACCTCGCCCACGCCTACCGCGAATGGGTCCAGACCGCTTGA
- a CDS encoding DedA family protein has translation MFESVGALLGSPWIYAVVALSVLLDVFLPVLPSGVLVITAATAAAAGSGAATGQVPHEVPDILVLILSATTASVVGDLVAYRLAWRGGARLDRAISRSRRLTTAQERLGDALAQGGGALVVLARFAPAGRSVVSLIAGAAHRRARDFLPWSALAGLSWAAYSVALGYFGAHWLGTTWLATGVSVLALFGAGAGAAFLMRRQPA, from the coding sequence GTGTTCGAGAGTGTGGGGGCGTTGCTCGGCAGCCCGTGGATCTACGCGGTGGTGGCCCTGTCCGTCCTCCTTGATGTGTTCCTGCCGGTGCTGCCCAGCGGAGTGCTCGTCATCACGGCGGCGACGGCGGCCGCGGCGGGTTCGGGCGCGGCGACCGGGCAAGTCCCGCACGAGGTGCCGGACATCCTGGTCCTGATCCTCTCCGCGACGACCGCCTCGGTGGTGGGCGACCTGGTGGCCTACCGGCTGGCCTGGCGCGGCGGTGCGCGCCTGGACCGGGCGATCTCCCGCTCCCGGCGGCTGACGACCGCGCAGGAACGTCTCGGCGACGCCCTCGCCCAGGGCGGCGGCGCGCTGGTCGTGCTGGCCCGCTTCGCGCCCGCCGGCCGCTCCGTCGTCTCCCTCATCGCCGGCGCCGCCCACCGCCGCGCCCGTGACTTCCTCCCCTGGTCCGCCCTGGCCGGCCTCTCCTGGGCGGCCTACAGCGTCGCTCTCGGCTACTTCGGCGCCCACTGGCTGGGCACCACCTGGCTGGCCACGGGGGTGTCGGTCCTGGCGCTGTTCGGCGCGGGGGCGGGAGCGGCGTTCCTGATGCGCAGACAGCCGGCCTGA
- a CDS encoding DoxX family protein, which yields MSARLNTAQPYVIGLFRIVVGLLFACHGAASLFGVLGGAVGTNGGTVDAGAWPGWYAAVIQLVGGTLVLFGLGTRAAAFIASGSMAYAYFEVHQSNALWPMENGGEASAMFCWAFLLLVFTGSGALGLDRLFAKRTTRTTGEREPAAQAATVAA from the coding sequence ATGTCCGCTCGCCTCAACACCGCACAGCCGTACGTGATCGGCCTCTTCCGTATCGTCGTCGGCCTGCTCTTCGCCTGCCACGGCGCCGCCTCGCTCTTCGGAGTCCTCGGCGGAGCAGTCGGCACGAACGGCGGCACCGTCGACGCCGGCGCCTGGCCCGGCTGGTACGCGGCCGTGATCCAACTGGTCGGCGGCACCCTCGTGCTGTTCGGCCTCGGCACGCGCGCCGCCGCGTTCATCGCCTCGGGCTCGATGGCGTACGCCTACTTCGAGGTGCACCAGTCCAACGCCCTGTGGCCGATGGAGAACGGCGGCGAGGCCTCCGCGATGTTCTGCTGGGCCTTCCTGCTGCTGGTGTTCACCGGTTCCGGCGCCCTCGGCCTGGACCGGCTGTTCGCCAAGCGCACGACCCGTACGACCGGAGAGCGGGAGCCGGCCGCGCAGGCGGCCACGGTCGCCGCCTGA
- a CDS encoding GNAT family N-acetyltransferase, producing MDVTEAEKAEQVRLTPWSEGDFWLLRRTNSPEMTEHLGGPETEERLADRHRRYVEPSTGCMYRVTLADSDETVGSIGYWEREWRGGPVWETGWGILPEFQGRGLAAQAARALVDVVRRASGAGGHPALHAFPGVDHAASNGVCRKAGFTLLGQVDFEYPKGNRIRSNDWYVELSG from the coding sequence ATGGACGTCACGGAGGCGGAGAAGGCGGAGCAGGTGCGGTTGACGCCCTGGTCGGAGGGCGACTTCTGGCTGCTGCGGCGCACCAACAGTCCGGAGATGACCGAGCACCTCGGCGGGCCGGAGACCGAGGAACGGCTCGCCGACCGGCACCGCCGGTATGTCGAGCCGTCGACCGGGTGCATGTACCGGGTCACGCTGGCCGACAGCGACGAGACCGTGGGCTCGATCGGCTACTGGGAGCGCGAGTGGCGGGGCGGCCCGGTCTGGGAGACGGGCTGGGGGATCCTGCCCGAGTTCCAGGGCAGAGGCCTCGCCGCGCAGGCGGCCCGCGCGCTCGTCGACGTCGTCCGGCGGGCGTCCGGCGCCGGCGGTCACCCGGCCCTGCACGCGTTCCCCGGCGTGGACCACGCCGCGTCCAACGGCGTGTGCCGCAAGGCCGGGTTCACCCTGCTCGGACAGGTCGACTTCGAGTACCCGAAGGGGAACCGGATCAGATCCAACGACTGGTACGTCGAGCTGAGCGGCTGA
- a CDS encoding DUF305 domain-containing protein encodes MTSTTPRTRTLSRRVALAAATATAALVLAACGGGGDDDGATSGSSASATASAGAHNAQDVTFAQGMIPHHRQALEMAELAADRASSSEVKDLAARIEKAQDPEIETMTGWLKAWGEDVPEAGESMDESMPGMDHSGSSGMAGMMDDADMTKLEKSSGTAFDTAFLTMMVEHHEGAVEMAGAEKDKGRYGPAAAMADDIVTGQTAEIAEMNQLLGKKG; translated from the coding sequence ATGACCAGCACCACCCCACGCACCCGCACCCTGTCGCGCCGTGTCGCCCTGGCGGCGGCGACGGCGACTGCCGCGCTCGTTCTCGCCGCGTGCGGCGGAGGCGGCGACGACGACGGCGCCACGTCCGGATCCTCGGCCTCCGCGACGGCTTCGGCCGGGGCGCACAACGCCCAGGACGTCACCTTCGCGCAGGGCATGATCCCGCACCACCGGCAGGCTCTGGAGATGGCGGAACTCGCCGCCGACCGCGCCTCGTCCAGCGAGGTCAAGGACCTCGCCGCCCGCATCGAGAAGGCCCAGGACCCGGAGATCGAGACGATGACCGGCTGGCTGAAGGCCTGGGGCGAGGACGTCCCCGAGGCCGGTGAGTCGATGGACGAGTCGATGCCCGGGATGGACCACTCCGGCTCGTCCGGCATGGCCGGGATGATGGACGACGCCGACATGACGAAGCTGGAGAAGTCGTCCGGCACGGCCTTCGACACCGCGTTCCTGACCATGATGGTCGAGCACCACGAGGGGGCCGTCGAGATGGCCGGCGCCGAGAAGGACAAGGGCCGTTACGGACCCGCCGCGGCGATGGCCGACGACATCGTCACGGGGCAGACCGCGGAGATCGCGGAGATGAACCAGCTCCTCGGCAAGAAGGGCTAG
- a CDS encoding DUF2277 domain-containing protein produces MCRSIKTLRPPALPEEATEAEIRAAALQYVRKVSGFRAPAAHNREVFDQAVEVIALATAELLGGLEVRGASGRA; encoded by the coding sequence ATGTGCCGGAGTATCAAGACGCTGCGTCCGCCCGCGTTGCCCGAGGAGGCGACGGAGGCGGAGATCAGGGCCGCCGCTCTGCAGTACGTACGGAAGGTGTCCGGCTTCCGGGCGCCGGCCGCGCACAACCGGGAGGTGTTCGACCAGGCGGTCGAGGTGATCGCCCTGGCCACGGCCGAGTTGCTGGGCGGCCTGGAGGTGCGCGGGGCGTCCGGTCGGGCGTAA
- a CDS encoding DUF6153 family protein: MNGLWRRAVCVLGLLVGLLAMHGLAPGGLHTAHADTPTTAVARTAEVARTTAVAAEAHDGCSGEGHCGGGHAQHADTTCASAALGAGPALPGLVADPVPVPVPDAVVSSQAAAGPDGARAPPSLAELQLLRI; encoded by the coding sequence GTGAACGGACTGTGGCGGCGGGCGGTGTGCGTGCTGGGGCTCCTCGTGGGGCTGCTGGCGATGCACGGGCTCGCGCCCGGGGGCCTGCACACGGCCCACGCCGACACCCCGACCACGGCGGTCGCCCGGACCGCAGAGGTCGCCCGGACCACCGCGGTCGCCGCCGAGGCGCACGACGGCTGCTCCGGCGAGGGGCACTGCGGCGGCGGACACGCCCAGCACGCCGACACCACCTGCGCGTCGGCCGCGCTCGGCGCCGGCCCGGCACTGCCCGGTCTGGTCGCCGACCCGGTTCCCGTGCCCGTACCCGACGCCGTCGTGAGCTCGCAGGCGGCCGCGGGTCCCGACGGCGCTCGTGCGCCACCGTCCCTGGCGGAACTCCAACTCCTGCGGATCTAG